A stretch of Acidovorax sp. RAC01 DNA encodes these proteins:
- a CDS encoding DEAD/DEAH box helicase → MTSSFSNLSLAEPLARAVAEMGYESMTPIQAQAIPVVLTGQDVMGAAQTGTGKTAAFSLPLLQRLLKHESSSTSPARHPVRALVLLPTRELADQVAQQIALYAKYTKLRSTVVFGGMDMKPQTIELKKGVEVLVATPGRLLDHIEAKNAVLNQVEYVVLDEADRMLDIGFLPDLQRILSYLPKQRTTLLFSATFSPEIKRLAGSYLQNPITIEVARPNETASTVEQRFYSANDDDKRRAIHQVLKTRGLKQAFIFVNSKLGCARLARSLEREGLKTAALHGDKSQDERLKALEAFKSGEVDLLVCTDVAARGLDIKDVPAVFNFDVPFNAEDYVHRIGRTGRAGASGLAVTLVSGSDARLVADIEKLIKKKIDLEAIEYEEDQPNIRNQGRINDGRRAWREAGETGDGRDAIAPAPRRERDHRGGREAREPREQHRGFRPAVASRDPFFEKPYEASVAPDAAPAWEAAKTAPRSSVSANIKPKRKVAALFKATQPEVSTQ, encoded by the coding sequence ATGACAAGTTCCTTTTCCAATTTATCGCTGGCTGAACCGCTGGCGCGCGCCGTAGCCGAAATGGGTTACGAGTCCATGACGCCCATCCAGGCGCAGGCCATTCCGGTGGTGCTCACCGGGCAAGACGTGATGGGCGCAGCCCAGACGGGCACCGGCAAGACCGCAGCGTTTTCGCTGCCGCTGCTGCAACGTCTGCTCAAGCACGAGAGCAGCTCCACATCCCCCGCCCGCCACCCGGTGCGCGCCTTGGTGCTGTTGCCCACGCGGGAACTGGCCGACCAGGTCGCCCAGCAGATTGCGCTGTACGCCAAGTACACCAAGCTGCGCAGCACCGTGGTGTTTGGCGGCATGGACATGAAGCCCCAGACCATCGAGCTGAAAAAAGGTGTCGAGGTGCTGGTGGCCACGCCGGGCCGCCTGCTGGACCACATCGAGGCCAAGAACGCGGTGCTCAACCAGGTCGAGTATGTGGTGCTTGACGAGGCAGACCGCATGCTGGACATCGGCTTCCTGCCCGACCTGCAGCGCATCCTGAGTTACCTGCCCAAGCAGCGCACCACGCTGCTGTTCAGCGCCACGTTCTCGCCCGAGATCAAGCGTCTGGCCGGCAGCTACCTGCAAAACCCCATCACCATCGAAGTGGCCCGCCCGAACGAGACGGCCTCCACCGTGGAGCAACGTTTCTACAGCGCCAACGACGACGACAAGCGCCGCGCCATCCACCAGGTGCTCAAGACCCGCGGGCTCAAGCAGGCGTTCATTTTTGTGAACAGCAAGCTCGGCTGTGCGCGCCTGGCCCGCAGCCTGGAGCGCGAAGGCCTCAAGACTGCAGCCCTGCACGGCGACAAGAGCCAGGACGAGCGCCTGAAGGCCCTGGAAGCGTTCAAGAGCGGCGAAGTCGACCTGCTGGTGTGTACCGATGTGGCCGCGCGCGGCCTGGACATCAAGGACGTGCCGGCGGTGTTCAACTTCGACGTGCCGTTCAACGCCGAAGACTACGTGCACCGCATTGGCCGTACGGGCCGCGCGGGCGCGTCGGGCCTGGCCGTCACACTGGTGTCGGGCAGCGATGCCCGGCTGGTGGCTGACATCGAGAAGCTGATCAAGAAGAAGATCGACCTCGAAGCCATCGAATACGAGGAAGACCAGCCGAACATCCGCAATCAAGGCCGCATCAACGACGGCCGCCGTGCCTGGCGTGAAGCGGGCGAAACGGGCGATGGCCGCGACGCCATCGCACCAGCGCCGCGCCGCGAGCGCGACCACCGCGGTGGCCGTGAAGCCCGCGAGCCGCGCGAGCAGCACCGTGGCTTTCGCCCGGCCGTGGCTTCGCGCGACCCGTTCTTTGAAAAGCCCTATGAAGCCAGCGTGGCGCCGGATGCAGCGCCTGCCTGGGAAGCGGCCAAGACGGCTCCGCGCAGCAGCGTGTCGGCCAACATCAAGCCCAAGCGCAAGGTGGCCGCACTGTTCAAGGCCACCCAGCCCGAGGTTTCCACGCAGTAA